One genomic window of Thermococcus indicus includes the following:
- a CDS encoding DHH family phosphoesterase — protein MVVKDCPECHGTGKVKVGEKECPVCEGWGYVPADFKVGEKLKGYRNLDYIGVEDEVDEIPCPECHGKGVVPVYDTCPTCGGTGRVLACDICGKVKGPWEPGMETTWVCPDCMRKYKVVYVLDKTCDVEDIEIGGVYKGTIDRVERFGVFVKLNPHVRGLIRRKDLLGGRDYKPGDGILVQVLDVKPDRGEVDFIESALKHYKEVVVRKELPVTLIGDLRKDMAGQTVRLRGKVTQIQVTGGPTVFTITDGTGITWAAAFEAPGVRAYPNINVGDIVEIIGKIAFHSGEIQIETSDMARLWGPEAAEVKRRIEEELDRRAQPKDVGFLVESEVLEALKPRIMKAASTIRRAILEGRPILLRHHADADGYTSGLALEYAIVPLIEQVSPDSGARWKLFKRRPSRAPFYELEDVLKDIIFMVEDHERFGDPLPLLVIVDNGGTSEDIPAYKRIRAFGVPIVVIDHHDPREWVSEDRAKVDDYVDVHVNPHHIKRGYYELTAGMLATEVARFINPDVEDKIKHLPAIAGTGDRSKAPEFYQYLEIAKKAKGLDEEDLKKIAEVIDHEAYFWKFMDGHGVIDEILLLTGNLQRHRELINAIYPEVKEKQEKALKASLPHVKSVVLPNGIRFNTIDIELFAPKFSYPSPGKLSGLIHDHFKEKYGEDAPILTLAYGPDFAVVRAADGMAAYGFDLNEIIPKLQEALPSAGIEGGGHSYAGSIKFFEGMRKEVLEEFAKQVVKLKKVG, from the coding sequence ATGGTGGTTAAGGACTGTCCCGAGTGCCACGGAACCGGGAAGGTTAAGGTTGGCGAGAAGGAGTGCCCCGTTTGTGAGGGCTGGGGTTACGTTCCTGCCGATTTCAAGGTTGGGGAGAAGCTGAAGGGCTATCGCAACCTCGACTACATCGGCGTTGAGGATGAGGTTGACGAGATACCCTGTCCAGAGTGCCATGGGAAGGGTGTAGTGCCGGTTTACGACACCTGCCCGACCTGCGGTGGAACCGGCCGAGTCCTGGCCTGCGACATCTGCGGCAAGGTGAAGGGGCCCTGGGAGCCTGGTATGGAAACCACCTGGGTCTGCCCGGACTGCATGCGCAAGTACAAGGTCGTTTACGTTCTCGACAAGACCTGCGACGTTGAGGATATTGAGATTGGGGGCGTTTACAAGGGCACAATCGACCGCGTCGAGCGCTTTGGTGTCTTCGTCAAACTCAATCCGCACGTCAGGGGCCTTATACGTAGGAAGGACCTCCTCGGCGGGAGGGATTACAAGCCTGGAGACGGGATACTCGTTCAGGTTCTCGATGTAAAGCCCGACAGGGGCGAGGTGGACTTCATAGAGTCCGCCCTCAAACACTACAAGGAGGTAGTCGTCAGAAAGGAGCTCCCGGTAACGCTCATCGGCGACCTCCGCAAGGACATGGCGGGCCAGACGGTCAGGCTTCGCGGCAAGGTCACCCAGATACAGGTTACCGGCGGGCCGACGGTCTTCACGATAACGGACGGGACGGGCATAACATGGGCCGCGGCCTTTGAGGCTCCGGGCGTCAGGGCCTACCCGAACATCAACGTCGGGGACATCGTGGAGATAATCGGGAAGATAGCCTTCCACTCCGGCGAGATTCAGATCGAGACCAGCGACATGGCGAGGCTCTGGGGGCCGGAGGCTGCCGAGGTCAAGAGGCGCATAGAGGAGGAGCTCGACAGGCGCGCCCAGCCCAAGGATGTGGGCTTTCTGGTCGAGAGTGAAGTGCTCGAGGCCCTGAAGCCGAGGATAATGAAGGCCGCGTCCACGATACGCCGTGCCATCCTTGAGGGCAGGCCTATTCTCCTGAGGCATCACGCCGACGCCGACGGCTACACCTCCGGTCTGGCCCTCGAGTACGCGATAGTTCCGCTGATAGAGCAGGTTTCGCCAGATTCAGGGGCAAGATGGAAGCTCTTCAAGCGCAGACCTAGCAGGGCGCCCTTCTACGAGCTGGAAGACGTCCTCAAGGACATAATCTTCATGGTCGAGGACCACGAGAGGTTCGGCGACCCCCTGCCGCTTTTGGTTATCGTCGACAACGGCGGAACGAGCGAGGACATTCCGGCCTACAAGCGCATAAGGGCCTTTGGCGTTCCGATAGTCGTAATAGACCACCACGACCCGCGCGAGTGGGTGAGCGAGGACAGGGCAAAGGTGGACGACTACGTCGATGTTCATGTCAACCCGCACCACATAAAGCGCGGCTACTACGAGTTAACGGCTGGAATGCTGGCAACGGAAGTGGCGCGCTTCATCAACCCCGATGTTGAGGACAAAATCAAGCACCTCCCCGCCATAGCCGGAACCGGCGACAGGAGTAAGGCTCCGGAGTTCTACCAGTACCTCGAGATAGCGAAGAAGGCCAAGGGCCTCGACGAGGAGGACCTCAAGAAGATAGCCGAGGTGATAGACCACGAGGCCTACTTCTGGAAGTTCATGGACGGGCACGGCGTAATAGACGAGATACTCCTCCTCACAGGCAACCTACAGAGGCACCGCGAGCTGATAAACGCGATTTATCCAGAGGTCAAGGAGAAGCAGGAGAAGGCTTTGAAGGCCTCTCTGCCGCACGTCAAGAGCGTCGTCCTGCCGAACGGGATAAGGTTCAACACGATAGACATCGAGCTCTTTGCCCCGAAGTTTTCTTATCCGTCCCCAGGTAAGCTCTCCGGTCTGATACACGACCACTTCAAGGAGAAGTACGGCGAGGACGCGCCGATACTCACCCTCGCCTATGGCCCGGACTTCGCGGTGGTCAGGGCCGCGGATGGAATGGCAGCTTACGGCTTCGACCTAAACGAGATAATTCCAAAGCTCCAGGAGGCTCTGCCAAGCGCTGGAATCGAGGGCGGCGGCCACAGCTACGCCGGCTCGATAAAGTTCTTCGAGGGCATGCGCAAGGAGGTGCTTGAGGAGTTCGCCAAGCAGGTCGTCAAGCTGAAGAAGGTCGGCTGA
- a CDS encoding MFS transporter gives MEERKKKIFGISWNVFLLGIVSFLNDMSSEMIMPIMPSYLMEVLDAGKLLSGSVMGAIESMSSLFKVAFGYVSDRFRKRKAFVFAGYALSTLAKGALAFTRYWWDFLLLRALDRIGKGIRTAPRDALIAESTEKGKTGKSFGFHRMMDTLGAVAGPLVAIGLIELLKSLPAETAYRYIFLLSAVPGAISLFVIILFVKDRGGEVKRKIKGISTLKNRNLQLFLAVVAIGALGRYSYAFTMWKAQELGYSVVQSMAFYALFNLIYALSAYPLGVYSDTFGKKRMITLGFGVAALAALAFAYARDFYTLIAAFVLYGIYIAIEDTIPRAYMADLAREYEKGTIIGAYHTVFGVFVFPASVIAGWLWGSYSLAYAFTFAALMNVVAMVLMAFVREQ, from the coding sequence ATGGAAGAAAGGAAAAAGAAGATATTCGGGATAAGCTGGAACGTCTTCCTGCTTGGAATCGTCAGCTTCCTCAACGACATGAGCAGCGAGATGATAATGCCGATAATGCCGAGCTACCTGATGGAGGTTCTCGACGCCGGAAAGCTGCTCAGCGGCTCCGTCATGGGCGCGATAGAGAGCATGAGCTCGCTGTTTAAGGTTGCCTTCGGCTACGTGAGCGACCGCTTTAGAAAGAGGAAGGCCTTCGTCTTCGCGGGCTACGCCCTATCAACCCTCGCCAAAGGGGCCTTAGCGTTCACCCGCTACTGGTGGGACTTCCTCCTCCTGCGCGCCCTGGACAGGATAGGGAAGGGAATAAGAACCGCCCCAAGGGACGCGCTTATAGCCGAATCTACCGAGAAGGGGAAGACCGGAAAGTCCTTCGGCTTCCACCGAATGATGGACACCCTCGGAGCCGTCGCCGGTCCGCTCGTTGCCATAGGCCTCATCGAGCTCCTGAAGAGCCTTCCGGCGGAAACGGCCTACCGCTACATCTTCCTGCTCTCCGCGGTTCCCGGGGCGATATCTCTGTTCGTTATAATCCTCTTCGTGAAGGACAGGGGCGGTGAGGTCAAGAGGAAGATAAAGGGCATATCCACGCTGAAAAACAGAAACCTTCAGCTTTTCCTTGCCGTCGTTGCCATTGGCGCCCTCGGAAGGTACAGCTACGCCTTCACGATGTGGAAGGCCCAGGAGCTCGGTTACTCCGTCGTCCAGAGCATGGCATTCTACGCCCTATTCAACCTGATCTACGCCCTCTCGGCCTATCCCCTGGGGGTTTACTCCGACACCTTCGGCAAGAAGAGAATGATAACCCTGGGCTTCGGCGTTGCGGCTTTAGCGGCTTTGGCTTTCGCATACGCGAGGGACTTCTACACTCTCATAGCGGCCTTCGTGCTCTACGGAATCTACATCGCCATCGAAGACACGATACCCAGGGCGTACATGGCGGACCTGGCAAGGGAATACGAGAAGGGGACAATAATCGGGGCCTACCACACCGTCTTCGGCGTCTTCGTCTTCCCGGCGTCGGTGATAGCGGGCTGGCTCTGGGGGAGCTATTCCCTGGCCTACGCCTTCACCTTCGCAGCCCTGATGAATGTCGTTGCCATGGTCCTCATGGCCTTCGTGAGGGAGCAATGA
- a CDS encoding PadR family transcriptional regulator encodes MKYRDFLSLHILHHASEGPVTGSFLMRELERHGYRISPGTMYPLLHSLEREGLLKSHWEVKDGKRVRVYEITETGRRTLDEGKERLRELCLELLGE; translated from the coding sequence ATGAAGTACCGCGACTTCCTATCTTTGCACATACTCCACCATGCGAGTGAAGGACCAGTTACAGGCTCGTTTCTGATGAGAGAACTTGAGAGACACGGTTACCGCATCAGTCCGGGCACCATGTATCCGCTCCTCCACTCCTTGGAGAGAGAGGGCCTCCTCAAAAGCCACTGGGAGGTAAAGGACGGCAAACGGGTTAGGGTCTACGAGATAACGGAAACCGGCCGGAGAACCCTCGACGAGGGCAAGGAGAGGCTGAGGGAGCTCTGCCTCGAACTGCTGGGGGAATGA
- a CDS encoding PaaI family thioesterase: protein MEQRTHRLTSERLVGKPVKIEDNYAEVILETTEEMAVDEYGLVHGGFTFSLADYAAMLAVNEPTVVLGKAEVKFLKPVKAGEKLIAKAQVSEDLGRKKVVEAEVFNERNEKVFEGTFHCYVLEKHVLE, encoded by the coding sequence ATGGAGCAGAGGACACACAGGCTGACCTCTGAAAGGTTGGTTGGAAAGCCCGTGAAAATCGAAGATAACTACGCGGAAGTCATCCTGGAGACGACGGAAGAGATGGCGGTTGATGAGTACGGGCTCGTTCACGGCGGCTTCACGTTCAGTTTGGCTGACTACGCGGCGATGCTGGCTGTAAACGAGCCGACGGTGGTTCTCGGAAAGGCCGAGGTCAAGTTCCTGAAGCCGGTTAAGGCGGGTGAAAAGCTGATTGCTAAGGCCCAGGTGAGTGAAGATCTCGGGAGGAAGAAGGTTGTGGAGGCAGAGGTCTTCAACGAGAGGAACGAGAAGGTCTTCGAGGGAACCTTCCACTGCTACGTCTTAGAAAAGCACGTGCTCGAATGA
- a CDS encoding DUF2240 family protein produces the protein MNPLKRAVEHKGSAEFTRSELVGILAFTLRLMDVKAAKELIARSLEEGLLEEKDGLLVVNKALLEEEEAGEDLFNEMVSYMAESLGWEREEVLEGIKSMRERYGDLDEKVLAYLFGMDKGLDMSRFKDRIDV, from the coding sequence GTGAACCCTCTAAAGCGCGCGGTTGAGCACAAGGGATCGGCCGAGTTCACCAGGAGCGAGCTGGTGGGGATACTGGCCTTTACCCTTCGCCTGATGGACGTGAAGGCCGCGAAGGAACTCATAGCGAGGTCCCTGGAGGAGGGCCTCCTGGAGGAAAAGGACGGCCTTCTGGTTGTCAACAAAGCCCTACTGGAGGAAGAAGAGGCAGGGGAAGATCTCTTCAACGAGATGGTCTCTTACATGGCCGAGTCCCTTGGCTGGGAGAGGGAGGAGGTTCTCGAGGGCATCAAATCGATGCGCGAGCGCTACGGCGACCTCGACGAAAAGGTTCTGGCGTACCTCTTCGGCATGGACAAGGGGCTGGATATGTCGAGGTTTAAGGACAGGATTGACGTTTAG
- a CDS encoding type II toxin-antitoxin system VapC family toxin: MEMLISLLSGDYELFINAIVYSEVVFLFLSKTTGLSAFTLKKKPTVVTNSGVGKVIALLGQFKVAEINDVVLQTASEIIKNHGLLPNDAIILATAKVYGMSLATLDSDFEAPSKAENVSIYSP, translated from the coding sequence ATGGAGATGCTCATCTCACTTCTCTCCGGCGATTACGAACTTTTCATAAACGCGATAGTGTACTCAGAAGTTGTTTTCCTGTTCCTGTCAAAAACAACGGGTCTCTCGGCATTTACTCTGAAAAAGAAGCCCACGGTGGTAACCAACAGCGGGGTCGGAAAAGTAATTGCCCTTCTCGGCCAGTTTAAAGTTGCTGAGATAAACGATGTCGTCCTTCAAACAGCATCGGAAATTATCAAAAATCATGGTCTCCTCCCAAACGATGCCATTATCCTCGCCACTGCCAAAGTCTATGGTATGTCACTTGCAACGCTGGACTCAGATTTTGAGGCTCCATCCAAGGCTGAGAACGTCTCGATATACTCCCCCTAA
- a CDS encoding nicotinamidase, with protein sequence MPEEALIVVDMQRDFMPGGALPVPEGDRIIPRCNEYIDEFRGKGALIVATRDWHPESHISFREQGGPWPRHCVQNTPGAEFVVELPADAVIISKATEPDKEAYSGFEGTDLAEILRRNGVKRVYICGVATEYCVRATALDAAKQGFEVYLLRDAVKGIVPRDEEKALEEMGKAGVKVL encoded by the coding sequence ATGCCCGAGGAGGCGCTGATAGTTGTGGACATGCAGAGGGATTTCATGCCCGGGGGAGCTCTGCCGGTTCCGGAGGGCGATAGGATAATCCCCAGGTGCAACGAGTACATCGATGAGTTCAGGGGGAAGGGAGCGCTCATCGTCGCAACGAGGGACTGGCATCCCGAGAGCCACATCAGCTTCAGGGAGCAGGGTGGTCCGTGGCCGAGGCACTGCGTTCAAAACACCCCCGGGGCGGAGTTCGTCGTTGAACTTCCCGCCGATGCTGTGATAATCTCGAAGGCGACGGAGCCGGACAAGGAGGCATACTCCGGATTCGAGGGGACGGACCTGGCTGAGATACTGAGGAGAAACGGCGTTAAGAGGGTCTACATCTGCGGCGTGGCAACTGAATACTGCGTTAGGGCGACGGCCCTCGATGCGGCAAAGCAAGGCTTCGAGGTTTACCTCCTCCGCGATGCCGTTAAGGGCATCGTTCCTAGGGACGAGGAGAAAGCCCTTGAGGAGATGGGGAAAGCCGGTGTGAAGGTTCTTTAG
- a CDS encoding AI-2E family transporter — protein MRAELIAWTAVLIITYLAWETVSPLITPIFFGIVLAYAAYPIHRLLSGRVGRKKSAAALTVGTVGLGGAVTFELLMISVKVASSFYGSIVEFFDWLMNQPLPPEVLAFLERFSDQLIPRVSEYISQETLSLPLYILQLIVFLLTFYYSLAYAEEISRQVHLSLPGKNRQLGERILESLNRTLGALVRAWLVLNVIKGVLMTFGFLLFGVSDLYTAIVAGFLTFLFSFVPLFEGWMIWTIAAAYFAMNGSYLHAAGIAIYGFLLVSPMPDYTIRPMMVAKDTDLDETLVFIGMIGGTWAMGVKGLIIGPIVLNLLLVLLKEWKRSVSKEPSHRLSPSPQGLSPRP, from the coding sequence ATGCGGGCGGAACTAATCGCCTGGACGGCGGTGCTCATAATAACGTATCTCGCGTGGGAAACGGTCAGTCCACTCATCACCCCGATATTCTTCGGCATCGTCCTGGCGTACGCCGCATACCCAATCCATCGCCTGCTGAGTGGCAGGGTGGGCAGGAAGAAGTCCGCCGCGGCCCTCACAGTTGGAACCGTCGGCCTCGGAGGCGCGGTGACCTTCGAGCTGCTGATGATATCCGTCAAGGTGGCGTCATCCTTCTACGGGAGCATCGTCGAGTTCTTTGACTGGCTTATGAACCAGCCGCTGCCGCCGGAGGTTCTGGCCTTCCTCGAGCGCTTCTCTGACCAGCTGATACCAAGGGTCTCGGAGTATATATCCCAGGAGACCCTCTCGCTCCCCCTCTACATCCTCCAGCTCATCGTTTTCCTGCTGACGTTCTACTACTCCCTCGCATACGCAGAGGAGATTTCAAGGCAGGTACACCTGTCCCTACCCGGAAAGAACCGCCAGCTTGGTGAGAGGATCCTGGAGAGCCTGAACAGGACCCTTGGAGCACTGGTAAGGGCCTGGCTGGTTCTGAACGTCATAAAAGGCGTCCTCATGACGTTTGGGTTCCTCCTGTTTGGAGTCTCAGATCTCTACACGGCGATAGTGGCGGGCTTCCTTACGTTCCTTTTCAGCTTCGTGCCCCTCTTCGAGGGCTGGATGATATGGACCATCGCAGCTGCCTATTTCGCCATGAACGGCTCTTATCTCCACGCGGCAGGGATAGCGATCTACGGCTTCCTCCTGGTCTCCCCGATGCCGGACTACACGATAAGACCGATGATGGTCGCCAAGGACACGGACCTCGACGAGACCCTGGTCTTCATCGGAATGATCGGCGGAACCTGGGCCATGGGAGTAAAGGGACTCATAATAGGCCCGATAGTGCTCAACCTCCTCCTGGTTCTCCTGAAAGAATGGAAAAGGTCCGTCTCTAAAGAACCTTCACACCGGCTTTCCCCATCTCCTCAAGGGCTTTCTCCTCGTCCCTAG
- a CDS encoding DUF4152 family protein: protein MKIVAADTGGALLTEDYEPVGLIATAAVLVERPYRTAALSVARYADPFNYDMSGRQAVRDEAFLAVELAREVKPDVIHLDSTIGGIEVRKLDEPTIDALTITDRGKEVWKDLAKDLQPLAKRFWEETGIEMIAIGKSSVPVRIAEIYSGLYTAKWAIDYAREHGKAIVGLPRYMKVEIRPGKIYGESLDPREGGLFGEIEAETGGIGWELYPNPLVRRFMVLEVWRE from the coding sequence ATGAAGATCGTTGCAGCTGACACTGGTGGCGCACTGCTCACGGAGGACTATGAGCCGGTTGGCCTGATAGCGACGGCGGCGGTGCTCGTTGAGAGGCCCTACAGGACCGCGGCCCTGAGCGTGGCCCGCTACGCGGATCCGTTCAACTACGATATGAGCGGCAGGCAGGCGGTAAGGGACGAGGCTTTCCTGGCCGTTGAACTCGCGAGGGAGGTCAAGCCCGACGTGATACACCTCGACTCGACGATAGGTGGAATCGAGGTACGGAAGCTCGACGAGCCGACGATAGATGCACTGACGATAACCGACCGCGGAAAGGAAGTGTGGAAGGACTTGGCCAAGGACCTTCAGCCCTTAGCGAAGAGATTCTGGGAGGAGACCGGGATAGAAATGATCGCCATCGGCAAGTCCAGCGTCCCGGTTAGAATAGCGGAGATCTACTCGGGCCTGTACACCGCCAAGTGGGCGATTGACTACGCGAGGGAGCACGGCAAGGCCATCGTCGGTCTGCCGAGGTATATGAAAGTTGAAATCCGTCCCGGAAAAATCTACGGCGAGAGCCTCGACCCGCGCGAGGGCGGCCTCTTCGGGGAAATTGAGGCGGAAACGGGAGGAATCGGCTGGGAGCTCTATCCAAACCCGCTCGTGAGGCGCTTCATGGTGCTTGAGGTTTGGAGGGAGTGA
- the iorA gene encoding indolepyruvate ferredoxin oxidoreductase subunit alpha has protein sequence MEAVKAYPSDSAEPKTKKRERKLLMGNEAIAYGALESGVAFATGYPGTPSTEVIETIAHLKPGVFAEWAPNEKVALEEAAGVAYTGLRTLVTMKCVGLNVAADPLMSLAYSGVEGGLVILVADDPGPHTSQTEQDDRYYGKISLLPVLEPADPQEAHDLIIYAYELSERYKVPVIFRTTTRVNHTTSDVEVSEFVELEREPKFKKDIERYVRASMEGNRKRHKWLNETLAKIEEEFNSMPFNWVEGNGRIGIIVEGAPYNYVREVLPKIEGDFKVLKLSTPHPLPRKLVVEFLKGVDFAIVVEDGAPFLEEEVKIAAYEAGLNVPIYGKRTGHFPLEGELTPSLVRNALLRLIGEEGETYEKPEEVKYAESLAPKRPPVMCPGCPHRGSYRAALDALRDLKLGRFSVPIHGDIGCYALSLLPPLEAIWTEFVMGASISLANGQSVAMKKKVIATIGDSTFFHNGIQPLVDAVYKNLDVLVMILDNRTTAMTGHQPHPGTGGSETGRKFNEIDIEALVKALGVKYVKTVDPYDLKATREAIKEAMQVEGPAVIIAKQECVIPVIRRGEIGEIPVVVEEKCTGCKACILLTGCPALVYDPETNKVRIDNLLCTGCGVCNQTCPFDAIKFPSELERGA, from the coding sequence ATGGAAGCGGTTAAGGCTTACCCTTCTGACTCGGCCGAGCCCAAGACCAAAAAGAGGGAAAGGAAACTTCTCATGGGGAACGAGGCCATAGCCTACGGCGCCCTGGAGAGCGGCGTCGCCTTCGCCACCGGTTACCCAGGAACGCCCTCAACCGAGGTCATTGAAACGATAGCCCATCTGAAGCCGGGGGTATTCGCCGAGTGGGCGCCCAACGAGAAGGTGGCTTTGGAGGAAGCGGCCGGCGTGGCTTACACCGGCCTCAGGACGCTCGTCACGATGAAGTGCGTTGGTCTCAACGTCGCCGCCGACCCGCTGATGAGCCTCGCCTACTCCGGCGTTGAAGGCGGCCTCGTAATCCTCGTCGCCGACGACCCAGGGCCACACACCAGCCAGACCGAGCAGGACGACCGTTACTATGGAAAAATTTCCCTTTTGCCCGTCCTTGAGCCGGCCGACCCGCAGGAGGCGCACGATTTAATCATCTACGCCTACGAGCTGAGCGAGCGCTACAAGGTTCCGGTCATCTTTAGAACGACTACCAGAGTAAATCACACGACGAGCGACGTTGAGGTCAGCGAGTTCGTCGAGCTGGAGCGCGAGCCGAAGTTTAAGAAGGACATCGAGCGCTACGTCAGGGCGAGCATGGAGGGCAACAGGAAGAGGCACAAGTGGCTGAACGAGACGCTGGCTAAGATAGAGGAGGAGTTCAACTCGATGCCCTTCAACTGGGTTGAAGGGAACGGTAGAATCGGAATCATCGTTGAGGGAGCGCCCTACAACTACGTGCGTGAGGTTCTCCCGAAGATCGAGGGTGATTTCAAGGTTCTCAAGCTCTCAACGCCGCACCCGCTTCCGAGGAAGCTCGTCGTTGAGTTCCTCAAGGGCGTGGACTTCGCGATAGTGGTTGAGGACGGTGCGCCCTTCCTCGAGGAGGAGGTGAAAATAGCGGCCTACGAGGCTGGTCTCAACGTCCCAATCTACGGCAAGAGAACCGGCCACTTCCCGCTCGAGGGCGAACTGACGCCGAGCCTCGTCAGGAACGCACTCTTAAGACTCATCGGCGAGGAGGGGGAGACCTACGAGAAGCCGGAGGAGGTCAAATACGCCGAAAGCCTCGCCCCGAAGAGACCCCCTGTGATGTGCCCAGGCTGTCCGCACAGGGGGAGCTACAGAGCAGCCCTCGACGCTTTGAGGGACCTCAAGCTAGGCAGGTTCAGCGTCCCGATTCACGGAGACATAGGCTGCTACGCGTTATCGCTCCTCCCGCCGCTCGAAGCCATCTGGACCGAGTTCGTCATGGGCGCGAGCATAAGCCTCGCCAACGGCCAGAGCGTGGCGATGAAGAAGAAGGTCATAGCGACCATCGGAGACTCTACCTTCTTCCACAACGGAATCCAGCCTCTGGTCGATGCGGTCTACAAGAACCTCGACGTTCTGGTGATGATACTCGACAACAGAACGACTGCAATGACCGGCCACCAGCCTCACCCGGGAACCGGAGGAAGCGAAACCGGCAGGAAGTTCAACGAGATCGACATAGAGGCGCTCGTCAAGGCTCTGGGCGTCAAGTACGTCAAGACCGTCGATCCCTACGACCTCAAGGCCACGAGGGAGGCCATAAAGGAAGCGATGCAGGTTGAAGGGCCGGCGGTGATAATAGCCAAGCAGGAGTGCGTCATCCCTGTCATAAGGCGCGGCGAGATAGGGGAGATACCGGTTGTCGTCGAGGAGAAGTGCACCGGCTGTAAGGCCTGCATCCTCCTCACAGGCTGTCCGGCGCTCGTTTACGACCCAGAAACCAACAAGGTCAGGATAGACAACCTGCTCTGCACCGGCTGTGGCGTCTGCAACCAGACATGCCCGTTCGATGCCATAAAGTTCCCGAGCGAGCTGGAGAGGGGGGCTTAG
- a CDS encoding nucleotide pyrophosphohydrolase, translating into MDFRELERKVVAFREARGWRKYHTPKNLAISAAVELGELLERFQWESDGEILAAVKDPAKKEAIADEIADVVIYLTLLAHELGIDLDGAVERKLEKNGRKYPIST; encoded by the coding sequence ATGGACTTCCGGGAGCTTGAGAGGAAGGTCGTCGCCTTCCGCGAGGCGAGGGGCTGGAGGAAATACCATACGCCGAAGAACCTGGCCATATCGGCGGCTGTCGAGCTGGGCGAACTGCTCGAGCGCTTTCAGTGGGAAAGCGATGGGGAGATACTCGCGGCTGTGAAGGACCCGGCCAAAAAGGAGGCAATAGCTGACGAAATAGCCGATGTCGTGATTTACCTAACCCTCCTCGCCCACGAACTGGGCATAGACCTCGACGGGGCGGTTGAGAGGAAGCTGGAGAAGAACGGGAGGAAGTATCCAATCAGCACTTGA
- a CDS encoding HIT family protein, with amino-acid sequence MECPFCSARPEVILYEDELIRILIDSYPANRGHLLVVPRRHVESWWKLSGEEKAALIRGMELAMEKLRETLKPDAFNVGMNLGREAGQTVPHLHLHVIPRWEGDCAHPRGGVRKAVLDLEDENLSLKERWVKNRLNEKEIEKLRETFKC; translated from the coding sequence ATGGAGTGCCCGTTCTGCAGCGCAAGGCCCGAGGTAATCCTTTACGAGGACGAGCTGATCAGAATTTTAATCGACTCCTACCCCGCGAACAGGGGCCACCTCCTGGTGGTTCCGAGGAGGCACGTCGAGAGCTGGTGGAAGCTGAGCGGGGAGGAAAAGGCCGCCCTGATAAGGGGCATGGAGCTGGCGATGGAGAAGCTGAGGGAAACCCTGAAGCCGGACGCCTTCAACGTGGGAATGAACCTGGGGAGGGAAGCCGGCCAGACCGTTCCGCACCTTCACCTCCACGTGATTCCCCGCTGGGAAGGTGACTGCGCTCACCCCAGGGGAGGGGTCAGGAAGGCGGTTCTGGACCTGGAAGACGAGAACCTGAGCCTGAAGGAGCGGTGGGTAAAGAACAGGCTGAACGAGAAAGAAATCGAGAAGCTCAGAGAGACCTTCAAGTGCTGA
- the psmA gene encoding archaeal proteasome endopeptidase complex subunit alpha, protein MAFVPPQAGYDRAITVFSPDGRLFQVNYAREAVKRGATAVGVKWKNGVVLAVEKRITSKLIEPSSYEKIFQIDDHIAAAPSGIIADARVLVDRARLEAQVYRLTYGEPVPLTVLVKKICDLKQAHTQYGGVRPFGAALLMAGVNEEPELYETDPSGAYFEWKAVAIGSGRNTAMAIFEEHYTDDIDMVGAVKLAIMALAKTLEEPSADGIEVAYITTDDKRWKKLSREEVEKYLSEILEEVKEEEVEEREEDYSELDQNY, encoded by the coding sequence ATGGCGTTTGTACCACCACAGGCAGGTTACGACAGGGCGATTACCGTTTTCAGCCCTGACGGAAGGCTCTTCCAGGTGAACTATGCCAGGGAGGCAGTGAAGAGGGGAGCAACGGCTGTCGGCGTCAAGTGGAAGAACGGCGTCGTCCTCGCGGTGGAGAAGAGGATAACGAGCAAGCTCATCGAGCCGAGCAGCTACGAGAAGATCTTCCAGATCGACGACCACATAGCCGCGGCTCCAAGCGGTATCATAGCAGATGCCCGCGTTCTGGTGGACAGGGCCAGGCTGGAGGCCCAGGTTTACAGGCTTACCTACGGCGAACCCGTTCCTCTCACCGTTCTGGTGAAGAAGATCTGCGACCTCAAGCAGGCCCACACCCAGTACGGCGGTGTGAGGCCCTTCGGTGCCGCCCTGCTCATGGCGGGCGTCAACGAGGAGCCCGAGCTCTACGAGACCGACCCGAGCGGGGCCTACTTCGAGTGGAAGGCCGTGGCGATAGGCAGCGGCAGGAACACCGCCATGGCGATCTTCGAGGAGCACTACACCGACGACATCGACATGGTTGGGGCAGTGAAGCTCGCGATAATGGCCCTGGCTAAGACCCTCGAGGAGCCGAGTGCGGATGGCATAGAGGTCGCCTACATAACCACGGACGACAAGCGCTGGAAGAAGCTCTCCAGGGAGGAGGTCGAGAAGTACCTCTCGGAGATACTGGAAGAGGTCAAGGAAGAGGAAGTCGAGGAGAGGGAAGAGGACTACTCCGAACTCGACCAGAACTACTGA